The Pseudonocardia sp. HH130630-07 DNA window GCTCGGGCTCGTTCACGCTGAACAACTACGGCGTGCTCGGGGTCGACGGCAGCGCGGCGATCATCAACCATCCCGAGGTCGCGATCCTCGGCATGGGCCGGATCCTGCCGCGGCCGTGGGTCGTCGACGGCGAGATCGTCGCCCGGCACATCGTCCAGCTGTCGCTGGTGTTCGACCACCGGGTGTGCGACGGCGGCACCGCGGGCGGGTTCCTGCGGTTTGTCGCGGACTGCGTCGAGTCACCGACGTCGGCGATGGCCGACCTGTGATCCGGTGGGCGCGCGGCGGCCGGTAGCGGTCAGGCGGCCAGCCGGTCCAGGGCCGCCCGGCTCGCGTCGTCGGCGCCCCGGTGCACCACCAGCACCTGGTCGGTGTCGGCGAGCGGCCGGAGCACCTCGAAGTCCGTCGTGATCTCGCCGAGCTCCGGGTGCCGCAGCACCTTCCGCCCGCGCCCGCCGAGGTCGACGTCCTGGGCTGACCACCACCGCTCGACGTCGGGATCGGCGGCCCGGCACTCGGCGATCAGCTCGCCCAGCCGGGGGTCGTCCGGGTGCGCGGCCCACGCGGCGCGCAGGTGCGCGATCCCGTCCCGCACGACCCGCTCGCGGTCGGCGTGGGTCGCCCGGACGCCGGGGTGCAGCAGGCACAGCCGGACGGCGTTGCGCTGCTCCGGCGGCAGCGTGCCGAAGTCCACCATCAGCGCGGCCATGGCAGCGGTCCAGGCCAGGACGTCGAACCGGTGGTTGAGCAGCATGACCGGCCGCGGTGACAGGTCGTCGACGAGCTGTGCGAGGGCCGGTGCGGCCGCGGTGGCCGGCTTGTCCACGGCGCGCGGACGCTGCCGGGCCAGGCCGAACAGGTAGCTGCGCTCGCCCGGCGTGAGCCGCAGCGCCCGGGCCAGCGCCTCCACCACGTCCGCCGACGGCTGCAGGCCCCTGGCCTGCTCCAGGCGAACGACGTAGTCGGTGCTGACCCCGGCCAGCTCCGCGACCTCCTCCCGGCGCAGGCCCGGCGTCCGGCGGGCCCGCCGGCGCAGCGGCAGACCCAGGTCCTGCGGGTCCAGCTCCGCGCGTCGTCGCCTCAGGAACGCGGCCAGTTCCCGCGTCGCGTCCACGGTGGGGTCGGTCACGACCGGTCCAACGGCGGAGCCTGGGACCGCTGTTCCCAGGAACGGCCTTCCCTTACCCCCGCGCCCCGTGGCTCGCACCGTGGTCACCGCAACGATCACGAACCCGGGAGGACCCGATGCCACTCACCCTCGACACCTACCGGCTGCTCGGCCGTTCCGGCCTGCGGGTCTCCCCGCTGGCACTGGGCACGGCGACCTTCGGGACGGAGTGGGGCTGGGGCGCCGGCCGGGACGAGGCACGCCGGCTGTTCGACACCTACGTCGACCGCGGCGGCAACCTCGTCGACACCGCGCCCACCTACACCGACGGCAGCTCCGAGCGCCTGCTCGGTGAGTTCACCCGCGGCCGCCGCGAGCGGCTGGTCCTGTCGACGAAGTACACGACGCAGCGCACGCCCGGCGACCCGAACTCCGGCGGCCCGCACCGCAAGAGCCTCGTCGCGTCGGTCGAGTCCAGCCTGCGCCGGCTGGGGACCGACTACGTCGACCTGCTCCACCTGCACGTCTGGGACTTCACGACGCCCGTCGAGGAGATCCTGCGCGGCCTGGACGACCTGGTCCGCCAGGGCAAGGTCCGCTACCTCGGCATGTCCAACGTGCCGGCGTGGGAGGTCTCGCGCATGCAGGCGATCGCCGACCTGCGCGGCTGGTCCCCGCTGGTCGCGCTGCAGATCGAGTACAGCCTGATCCGGCGCGACGCCGAGCGTGACCTGATCCCGATGGCCCGGGAGACCGGACTGGGGGTGACCCCGTTCTCGCCGCTGGGCGGCGGGGTGCTCTCGGGCAAGTACGGCCGTGCCGACCTGGCCGGGGACGGCGCCGAGCCGGGCAGCAACCGGCGGAGCTTCAACGCGGGCCTGGGCATGGTCACCGAACGCACCCTGGGCGTCGCCGACGTCGTGGCCGAGGTCGCCGCCGAGGTGGGGCACACGCCCGCGCAGACCGCGCTGGCCTGGGTGCTGGGCCGGCCGGGGTGACGGCGCCGGTCGTCGGTGCCCGGACGCCCGAGCAGCTGGCCGGGAACCTCGGAGCGCTGGACGTCGAGCTGTCCGCCGGGCAGACGGCCCGCCTCGATACGGCCGGCGCCATCGAACTCGGCTACCCGCACGACCTGCTCGCGAGCGACTTCATCCGCGCGCAGACCGCGGGCGGCAGCACGATCGAGGGCCGCCGGGGCGGGGCCGGCTGACCGGTCGGGTCGTGGCCGGTGATCAGCCCGGGTCCCCCGCCCGCGCCGGGTCGATGCGGACCAGCGCGCCGCTCTCCAGCGCCGTCCAGACCGCCCCGTCCGGGCCCACGGTGATCCCGTGCGGCTCGGTGCCGGAACCGGAGAGGTCGTGCACCTCGAACACCCCCGTCGGGCTGCGGGACACGACGCTGTTCCCGGCCCATCCGGTGAACCACAGCGAGCCGTCCGGGCCCGTGGTGACGGCGTGCGGGCGCTCGGCGCCGTCCGGGACGGGGAACTCGGTCACGACGCCGTCGGTGCCGATCCGGCCGAGATGGCCGGAACCGATCGCCACGAACCACAGCGCGTCGCCGGGCCCCGAGGTGATGCCGACCGGGCCGGTCGCGACGCCGAGCGGGTGGACGGTCACCGCGCCGGCGGTCGTGATCCGCCCGATCGCGTCGGCCTGGTTCATCGTGAACCACAGGGCCCCGTCGGGGCCCGCGGTGATCGTGGACGGGAACGCCCCGGACCGGGGGAGCGGGAACTCGGTGATCCGGCCGTCGGTCGTGATCCGGCCGATGCGGTCGGTGGCGGTCCCGGTGAACCACAGCGCCCCGTCGGGACCGGCGGCG harbors:
- a CDS encoding helix-turn-helix domain-containing protein, whose translation is MTDPTVDATRELAAFLRRRRAELDPQDLGLPLRRRARRTPGLRREEVAELAGVSTDYVVRLEQARGLQPSADVVEALARALRLTPGERSYLFGLARQRPRAVDKPATAAAPALAQLVDDLSPRPVMLLNHRFDVLAWTAAMAALMVDFGTLPPEQRNAVRLCLLHPGVRATHADRERVVRDGIAHLRAAWAAHPDDPRLGELIAECRAADPDVERWWSAQDVDLGGRGRKVLRHPELGEITTDFEVLRPLADTDQVLVVHRGADDASRAALDRLAA
- a CDS encoding Vgb family protein; translated protein: MTGDIPQPRPGIGTHPVTGAPYAVTTGPDGALWFTLVGSGRIGRLRPGDPPRYHRLDPDCGPTIITPGPDGALWFTEYRAHRIGRIDTAGTVTEFAPPTPDSGPFGIAAGPDGALWFTGTATDRIGRITTDGRITEFPLPRSGAFPSTITAGPDGALWFTMNQADAIGRITTAGAVTVHPLGVATGPVGITSGPGDALWFVAIGSGHLGRIGTDGVVTEFPVPDGAERPHAVTTGPDGSLWFTGWAGNSVVSRSPTGVFEVHDLSGSGTEPHGITVGPDGAVWTALESGALVRIDPARAGDPG